In the genome of Streptomyces pactum, one region contains:
- a CDS encoding DUF3311 domain-containing protein has product MPGTSGARDTRGVITVSRVVVGLCLLAPFVAMVWVDSYAKIEPTLWGIPFFYWYQMLWVPLSALLTWVAYILVRRERRARGEGGAR; this is encoded by the coding sequence ATGCCTGGAACATCCGGTGCACGCGACACCAGGGGGGTCATCACCGTCTCGCGGGTGGTGGTCGGCCTGTGCCTGCTGGCGCCTTTCGTCGCCATGGTGTGGGTCGACTCGTACGCGAAGATCGAACCCACCCTGTGGGGCATCCCGTTCTTCTACTGGTACCAGATGTTGTGGGTACCGCTGTCGGCCCTGCTGACCTGGGTCGCGTACATCCTGGTCCGCCGTGAGCGGCGGGCCCGCGGGGAAGGGGGCGCCCGATGA
- a CDS encoding GntR family transcriptional regulator yields the protein MGSDGDTVGAAAENSGGAGGGRTARVPKYYRLKRHLLEMTETLPPGTPVPPERTLAAEFDTSRTTVRQALQELVVEGRLERIQGKGTFVAKPKVSQALQLTSYTEDMKAQGLEPTSQLLDIGYVTADDRLAGLLDITAGGRVLRIERLRLASGEPMAIETTHLSAKRFPALRRSLVKYSSLYTALAEVYDVRLAEAEETIETSLATPREAGLLGTDVGLPMLMLSRHSLDAGGAPVEWVRSVYRGDRYKFVARLKRPDA from the coding sequence ATGGGGAGCGACGGGGACACGGTCGGCGCCGCGGCCGAGAACAGCGGCGGGGCCGGCGGGGGGCGCACCGCTCGCGTGCCCAAGTATTACCGGCTCAAGAGGCATTTGCTGGAGATGACCGAGACACTGCCGCCCGGCACCCCGGTCCCTCCCGAGCGCACCCTCGCCGCGGAGTTCGACACCTCCCGGACCACGGTCCGGCAGGCGCTCCAGGAGCTGGTGGTGGAGGGCCGCCTGGAGCGCATCCAGGGCAAGGGCACCTTCGTCGCCAAGCCCAAGGTGTCCCAGGCGCTGCAACTGACCTCCTACACCGAGGACATGAAGGCGCAGGGGCTGGAGCCCACCTCCCAGCTGCTGGACATCGGCTACGTGACCGCCGACGACCGGCTGGCCGGGCTGCTGGACATCACCGCCGGCGGCCGGGTGCTGCGCATCGAACGGCTGCGGCTGGCCAGCGGGGAACCGATGGCCATCGAGACCACCCACCTGTCGGCGAAGCGTTTCCCCGCCCTGCGGCGCAGCCTGGTCAAGTACTCCTCGCTGTACACCGCGCTGGCCGAGGTCTACGACGTACGCCTGGCCGAGGCCGAGGAGACCATCGAGACCTCGCTGGCCACCCCGCGCGAGGCCGGCCTGCTCGGCACCGACGTCGGCCTGCCCATGCTGATGCTCTCCCGGCACTCGCTGGACGCGGGCGGCGCACCGGTGGAATGGGTGCGCTCGGTCTACCGGGGCGACCGCTACAAGTTCGTCGCCCGCCTCAAGCGGCCGGACGCCTGA
- a CDS encoding extracellular solute-binding protein encodes MKRGLIAATGVAALLMSVAACGSDDKDDKKSGADGFKGQTLTVWAMDGSTPDQWTKDVTAAFEKKTGAKIKWETQAWNNIQQKITTALSESNPPDVLEIGNTQTPAYARTGGLADLSDLKESIGVNWTKSMNESSVFDGTQYAAPWFVVNRVVIYNKRIWEEAGIKEIPKTRTEFFKALDTIDKKTDAEPIYMPGQNWYFFDGLTIGADANLVKKKGDKWVSNLSDPKVGKAMDIYKQYHSFSKAPKNKDEATPQQAEVFAKGKTGAMIGMGWEAATAIKVEPKIEKDIGYFTIPGETADKPEGVFLGGSNLAVAEGSDKKELAKEFLKIALSDKFESQLAKEGGVIPNKESLMGALDGNPAAEAAAPASKFGGTTPLIPEWAPVENAPNPIKTYMTAVLNGKSHAEAAASVEDEMNKRLSQEQ; translated from the coding sequence GTGAAGCGTGGGCTCATAGCGGCGACGGGTGTCGCGGCCTTGCTGATGAGCGTCGCGGCCTGTGGGTCCGACGACAAGGACGACAAGAAGTCGGGCGCGGACGGCTTCAAGGGCCAGACGCTCACCGTCTGGGCCATGGACGGCTCCACCCCCGACCAGTGGACCAAGGATGTCACCGCCGCCTTCGAGAAGAAGACCGGCGCCAAGATCAAGTGGGAAACCCAGGCTTGGAACAACATCCAGCAGAAGATCACCACGGCGCTGTCGGAGTCCAACCCGCCGGACGTCCTGGAGATCGGTAACACCCAGACGCCCGCCTACGCGCGCACCGGCGGCCTCGCCGACCTCAGCGACCTCAAGGAGTCGATCGGGGTCAACTGGACCAAGTCGATGAACGAGTCGTCGGTCTTCGACGGCACCCAGTACGCGGCCCCCTGGTTCGTGGTCAACCGCGTCGTCATCTACAACAAGAGGATCTGGGAAGAAGCGGGCATCAAGGAGATCCCCAAGACCCGCACCGAGTTCTTCAAGGCCCTGGACACCATCGACAAGAAGACCGACGCCGAGCCGATCTACATGCCCGGCCAGAACTGGTACTTCTTCGACGGCCTCACCATCGGCGCCGACGCCAACCTGGTGAAGAAGAAGGGCGACAAGTGGGTGTCCAACCTCTCCGACCCCAAGGTCGGCAAGGCGATGGACATCTACAAGCAGTACCACTCCTTCAGCAAGGCGCCCAAGAACAAGGACGAGGCCACCCCGCAGCAGGCCGAGGTCTTCGCCAAGGGCAAGACCGGCGCCATGATCGGCATGGGCTGGGAAGCCGCCACCGCGATCAAGGTCGAGCCGAAGATCGAGAAGGACATCGGCTACTTCACCATCCCGGGTGAGACCGCCGACAAGCCCGAGGGCGTCTTCCTCGGCGGCTCCAACCTCGCGGTCGCCGAGGGCAGCGACAAGAAGGAGCTCGCCAAGGAGTTCCTGAAGATCGCCCTCTCCGACAAGTTCGAGAGCCAGCTCGCCAAGGAAGGCGGCGTCATTCCGAACAAGGAGTCGCTGATGGGCGCGCTCGACGGCAACCCCGCCGCCGAGGCCGCCGCGCCGGCGTCGAAGTTCGGTGGCACCACCCCGCTGATCCCCGAGTGGGCCCCGGTGGAGAACGCCCCGAACCCCATCAAGACCTACATGACCGCGGTGCTCAACGGTAAGTCGCACGCGGAGGCGGCGGCCTCGGTCGAGGACGAGATGAACAAGCGCCTCAGCCAGGAGCAGTAA
- a CDS encoding carbohydrate ABC transporter permease, whose product MASTSVQTEKVDTGPPADGRTSAGPHSGPARGRHRLAGTAPYLLLLPAVAVTLLFLGYPLVKNGMLSFQNLNMRQLIQHATEWNGVDNYRETLTSDKFWQVVKRSVLFTAVNVILIMVLGTLIGLLLARLGNKMRTLLMFGLVLAWAMPIIAATTVYQWLFAQRFGVVNWVLDKLGWHSMADYDWTGSQFSTFFVVTLLIVWQSIPFVAINLYAATTTIPKELYEAASMDGAGVWKCFTSVTFPYLKPFLLATTFLEVIWVFKAFPQIFAINEGGPDRLTETLPVYAFVEGVGNQHYGMGAAISILTILILLGLTAYYLRIVLKQEKEEER is encoded by the coding sequence ATGGCAAGCACGTCGGTGCAGACCGAGAAGGTGGACACCGGTCCGCCGGCCGACGGCCGCACGAGCGCGGGGCCGCACAGCGGCCCCGCCCGCGGGCGTCACCGGCTCGCCGGCACCGCCCCCTACCTGCTGCTGCTCCCCGCCGTCGCGGTGACGCTGCTGTTCCTGGGCTACCCGCTGGTGAAGAACGGCATGCTGTCGTTCCAGAACCTCAACATGCGGCAGCTCATCCAGCACGCCACCGAGTGGAACGGCGTGGACAACTACCGCGAGACCCTGACCAGCGACAAGTTCTGGCAGGTCGTGAAGCGCTCGGTGCTCTTCACCGCGGTCAACGTCATCCTGATCATGGTGCTGGGCACCCTGATCGGGCTGCTGCTCGCCCGGCTCGGCAACAAGATGCGGACGTTGCTGATGTTCGGGCTGGTGCTCGCCTGGGCCATGCCCATCATCGCCGCCACCACCGTCTACCAGTGGCTCTTCGCCCAGCGCTTCGGCGTCGTCAACTGGGTCCTGGACAAGCTCGGCTGGCACTCCATGGCCGACTACGACTGGACCGGCAGCCAGTTCTCCACCTTCTTCGTGGTCACCCTGCTGATCGTCTGGCAGTCCATCCCGTTCGTGGCGATCAACCTGTACGCGGCCACCACCACCATTCCCAAGGAGCTGTACGAGGCGGCGTCCATGGACGGGGCCGGGGTCTGGAAGTGCTTCACCTCGGTGACCTTCCCCTACCTCAAGCCCTTCCTGCTGGCCACCACGTTCCTTGAGGTGATCTGGGTCTTCAAGGCGTTCCCGCAGATCTTCGCGATCAACGAGGGCGGTCCGGACCGGCTCACCGAGACCCTGCCCGTCTACGCCTTCGTCGAGGGCGTCGGCAACCAGCACTACGGCATGGGAGCGGCGATCTCGATCCTCACCATCCTCATCCTGCTGGGTCTGACCGCCTACTACCTGCGCATCGTGCTCAAGCAAGAGAAGGAGGAGGAGCGGTGA
- a CDS encoding carbohydrate ABC transporter permease has protein sequence MKRSWLGRIWPGTLAVVLFVFFAFPVYWMFSTALKPTSQIISEDPVWFPDAPTLEHFRTAVNADHFWTLVRNSLTVTVLAVVFSLLIALLASFAIARMRFKGRRGFILAFMIAQMAPWEVMVIAIYMLVRDGDMLNSLVPLTLFYMVMVLPFTVLTLRGFVAAVPKELEESAMVDGCTRPQAFIKVIFPLLAPGLMATSLFGFITAWNEFPLVLILNKDAEAQTLPLWLSQFQTAFGDDWGATMAAASLFAIPILLLFLFLQRKAVGGLTAGAVKG, from the coding sequence GTGAAGCGCTCTTGGCTGGGGAGGATCTGGCCGGGAACCCTCGCCGTCGTCCTCTTCGTCTTCTTCGCGTTCCCCGTGTACTGGATGTTCAGCACGGCGCTCAAACCGACCTCGCAGATCATCTCCGAGGACCCGGTGTGGTTCCCCGACGCGCCCACCCTGGAGCACTTCCGGACCGCGGTGAACGCCGACCACTTCTGGACCCTGGTTCGCAACTCCTTGACCGTCACCGTGCTGGCGGTGGTGTTCTCCCTGCTCATCGCCCTGCTGGCGTCGTTCGCGATCGCCCGCATGCGGTTCAAGGGCCGGCGCGGCTTCATCCTGGCCTTCATGATCGCGCAGATGGCCCCCTGGGAGGTCATGGTCATCGCGATCTACATGCTGGTCCGGGACGGGGACATGCTCAACAGCCTGGTCCCGCTGACCCTCTTCTACATGGTCATGGTGCTGCCCTTCACCGTCCTGACGCTGCGCGGCTTCGTCGCCGCGGTGCCCAAGGAGCTGGAGGAGTCGGCGATGGTGGACGGCTGCACCCGTCCGCAGGCGTTCATCAAGGTGATCTTCCCGCTGCTCGCCCCCGGCCTGATGGCCACCTCGCTGTTCGGCTTCATCACCGCTTGGAACGAATTCCCGCTGGTGCTGATCCTGAACAAGGACGCCGAGGCCCAGACCCTGCCACTGTGGCTGTCGCAGTTCCAGACGGCCTTCGGTGACGACTGGGGCGCCACCATGGCCGCGGCCTCGCTCTTCGCGATTCCGATCCTGCTGCTCTTCCTGTTCCTGCAACGCAAGGCGGTCGGCGGTCTCACCGCTGGCGCAGTGAAGGGATGA